In Mycobacterium sp. Aquia_216, a genomic segment contains:
- a CDS encoding putative bifunctional diguanylate cyclase/phosphodiesterase, translating to MLATIGLLTYGVVLLASSGAPDRGMAAPLGLWLLSVFANGCAVSAARGSRGRQRLAWTVLSIGLTAWAAGQFVWSYVSLGGIPPVSNFSAAYLGYLVLPLCASACALAIPSRDDSRFGVGLLLDGIVVAAALLVVLSIVALGHMGRQEPLDSVPRMLLAAATAVYLGLVVMSFITVRKAEPGRQLSPTMITLGWAAIGAAGVVSVWADHPDRVPDKLVILGWAGGMYFVAMAGIASRPGPDLDLGFTQPSRTSLWLPYLPVMLAIVVGAVHFWPAYPGEAFIFAICVGMFVTTLIRHLLLLDRKRHLLVAVSNAALRDPLTGLANQRLFGEQLAHAFRLHIHHGVPVSVIALDISDFNMVNDTLGYAVGDELLRSVGERLQTNIRPTDTIARMNGDQFAILVAECPDVALRVAKKLARSFDEPFDLEDHRLHVHLNIGVASAAPESGSVPTHGELLDRAGAARTSAQQSSSTDVRIFTPDMDARLAKHPTHGDSMARLQLLGELRRAIDDRLLTLLYQPKFDMMTGSVCGAEALVRWEHPDLGTLIPGEFLPLVREHGLIDAVTDLVLSRAVADASSWYAAGAEIPVAVNLWAPSLDEDALPDRIMSVLNVRGMSPSSLTIEITEDLLVADLAKARAVLNRLRAAGIRVAIDDFGSGYATLTYLRELPVDDVKLDRQFIVPILHDERAATITQSVIELNTRLGIATIAEGVGDPETAQRLKEYGCDTVQGNFFCPPLPASEIPNVPQNATLAEQ from the coding sequence GTGTTGGCCACGATCGGGTTGCTCACGTACGGCGTCGTGTTGCTCGCCAGCAGCGGCGCCCCGGATCGCGGGATGGCCGCCCCACTGGGACTCTGGCTGCTGAGCGTATTTGCCAACGGCTGCGCGGTCAGCGCTGCCCGCGGCTCGCGAGGCCGCCAGCGCCTGGCCTGGACGGTGCTGAGTATCGGGCTGACCGCCTGGGCGGCCGGCCAATTTGTGTGGAGTTACGTCAGCCTGGGTGGCATTCCGCCGGTTTCGAATTTCTCGGCCGCTTACTTGGGTTACCTGGTGTTGCCGCTTTGCGCGTCGGCCTGCGCCCTGGCCATTCCCAGCCGCGACGACTCCCGATTCGGTGTTGGGCTCCTGCTTGACGGCATCGTCGTCGCAGCGGCGTTGTTGGTCGTCTTGTCCATCGTGGCGCTGGGTCACATGGGACGGCAGGAGCCGTTGGACAGCGTTCCGCGGATGCTGTTGGCGGCGGCCACCGCCGTGTACCTCGGCCTCGTGGTCATGTCGTTTATCACCGTGCGGAAAGCCGAGCCGGGACGCCAACTCTCACCGACGATGATCACGCTGGGGTGGGCCGCCATCGGGGCAGCGGGCGTCGTCAGCGTTTGGGCCGACCATCCCGACCGGGTGCCCGATAAGTTGGTCATTCTCGGCTGGGCCGGCGGCATGTATTTTGTCGCAATGGCAGGCATTGCGTCTCGACCGGGACCGGACCTCGACCTGGGTTTTACTCAGCCGTCAAGGACGTCGCTCTGGCTGCCGTACCTGCCGGTGATGTTGGCGATCGTCGTTGGCGCTGTGCACTTTTGGCCCGCTTACCCGGGCGAGGCATTCATCTTCGCGATTTGTGTGGGGATGTTCGTCACCACACTGATCCGTCATCTGCTGTTGCTCGATCGGAAGAGGCATCTGCTGGTCGCGGTGTCCAATGCGGCCCTGCGCGACCCATTGACGGGGCTGGCTAATCAGCGACTATTCGGTGAGCAGCTGGCGCATGCCTTTCGGTTGCACATCCACCACGGCGTCCCGGTCAGTGTCATCGCGCTCGATATCAGTGACTTCAACATGGTCAATGACACGCTCGGCTATGCCGTCGGCGACGAACTATTGCGCAGCGTCGGCGAACGGCTGCAGACCAATATCCGTCCCACCGACACCATCGCGCGGATGAACGGGGACCAATTCGCGATCCTGGTCGCGGAATGCCCCGACGTGGCCCTGCGGGTCGCGAAGAAGCTCGCCCGGTCCTTCGACGAGCCTTTCGACCTCGAGGATCACCGGCTGCACGTGCATCTCAACATCGGGGTGGCCTCGGCCGCACCGGAATCCGGCTCGGTGCCCACGCACGGCGAGCTCCTCGATCGGGCCGGCGCGGCCCGGACGTCGGCCCAGCAGTCGAGCTCCACCGACGTGCGGATATTCACCCCCGACATGGATGCCCGACTCGCCAAACACCCCACCCACGGCGACAGCATGGCCCGTCTGCAACTGCTCGGCGAGCTGCGGCGCGCCATCGACGATCGCCTGCTGACGCTGCTGTACCAGCCGAAATTCGACATGATGACCGGCTCGGTCTGTGGCGCCGAGGCACTCGTGCGGTGGGAGCACCCCGACCTCGGCACGCTGATACCCGGCGAATTCCTGCCGTTGGTCCGCGAACACGGGCTGATAGATGCCGTCACCGACCTGGTGCTGTCACGGGCGGTCGCCGACGCTTCGTCGTGGTACGCGGCCGGCGCCGAGATCCCCGTCGCGGTCAACCTGTGGGCGCCCTCGCTCGACGAAGACGCCCTGCCCGACCGCATCATGTCGGTGCTCAACGTACGCGGCATGTCCCCGAGTTCGCTCACGATCGAGATCACCGAGGACCTGTTGGTCGCCGACCTCGCGAAGGCCCGCGCGGTACTCAATCGTCTCCGCGCGGCCGGCATTCGGGTGGCGATCGACGACTTCGGCAGCGGTTACGCCACGCTCACATATCTGCGCGAACTGCCCGTCGACGACGTCAAGCTCGACCGCCAATTCATCGTGCCGATCCTGCACGACGAACGCGCCGCCACGATTACGCAATCGGTGATCGAGTTGAACACCAGACTTGGCATCGCGACGATCGCCGAGGGTGTCGGAGACCCGGAAACAGCCCAGCGCCTCAAGGAATACGGTTGCGACACCGTGCAAGGTAACTTCTTCTGTCCCCCGCTGCCGGCCTCCGAGATTCCGAACGTCCCCCAGAACGCCACGCTCGCGGAGCAGTAG
- a CDS encoding TIGR03617 family F420-dependent LLM class oxidoreductase: protein MHIDVMVVPQPLGQIGGLAQRAQAAGFSGLLFTETGRTAYLNAAVASQAAPGLELSTGVAVAFPRSPFVTAAEAWELQEATGGKFRLGLGTQVRTHVVRRYGVAFERPGPRLRDYVLAVKACFSAFRTGKLDHHGEFYDLDFITPQWSAGPIDEPDPKVDIAAVNPWMLRMAGEVADGVHVHPLGELGYVKRHVLPNVAAGAEKAGRSVSDIAVIIPAMTIVGDSDEERDTQRETVRTSMAFYGSTPNYAFIWDEAGFEGTTARIREKQKAGDFQAMAAQITDEHIATFAIESTWDGLADALTQKYGGIATRVALYNALGDDERFERYGEVARRLRR, encoded by the coding sequence GTGCACATTGACGTGATGGTGGTTCCGCAACCGTTGGGTCAGATCGGTGGCCTGGCCCAGCGCGCTCAAGCCGCGGGATTCTCCGGCCTGCTGTTCACCGAGACCGGCCGCACGGCCTACCTCAACGCCGCCGTGGCTTCGCAAGCCGCTCCCGGACTCGAGCTGTCCACCGGGGTCGCGGTCGCGTTTCCGCGCAGCCCGTTCGTCACCGCCGCCGAGGCGTGGGAGCTGCAGGAGGCCACCGGCGGCAAATTCCGGCTGGGCCTGGGCACGCAGGTGCGCACCCACGTCGTGCGCCGCTACGGCGTCGCGTTCGAGCGCCCGGGCCCCCGGCTGCGCGACTACGTGCTGGCGGTCAAAGCGTGCTTCTCGGCGTTCCGAACGGGAAAGCTCGATCACCACGGCGAGTTCTACGACCTCGACTTCATCACCCCCCAGTGGAGCGCAGGCCCCATCGACGAACCCGATCCCAAAGTCGATATCGCGGCGGTGAATCCGTGGATGCTACGAATGGCCGGCGAAGTCGCGGACGGGGTGCACGTCCATCCGCTCGGTGAGCTCGGCTACGTCAAACGTCACGTCCTGCCGAACGTCGCCGCGGGCGCGGAGAAAGCTGGGCGTTCGGTGTCGGACATCGCGGTCATCATTCCGGCGATGACGATCGTCGGCGACAGCGACGAAGAGCGCGACACCCAACGCGAGACGGTGCGCACCAGCATGGCCTTCTACGGCAGCACCCCGAACTACGCGTTCATCTGGGACGAGGCCGGATTCGAGGGCACCACGGCGCGGATCCGCGAGAAGCAGAAGGCCGGCGATTTCCAGGCCATGGCGGCCCAGATCACCGACGAGCACATCGCGACGTTCGCCATCGAGTCGACGTGGGACGGCCTGGCCGATGCGCTAACCCAGAAGTACGGCGGAATCGCCACGCGCGTAGCGCTTTACAACGCGCTGGGCGACGACGAGCGCTTTGAGCGATATGGCGAGGTCGCCCGCCGGCTGCGTCGATGA
- a CDS encoding protease inhibitor I42 family protein — protein sequence MKIRLSVTVAMLVLSMSMLVGCNFESRNPPTSQTLVVPMDQVLKQNNITQTVTLGVGYTLKLQLGANYTTPYRWMPDTKIADTSIVEQNSHQYVQPSTDALGAPGTEVWMFTALKPGTTTISTNYSSIVGKNTTPICQYTVIVTVQ from the coding sequence GTGAAGATCAGGCTGTCCGTGACCGTCGCGATGCTCGTCTTGTCGATGTCGATGTTGGTGGGTTGCAACTTCGAGAGCAGAAACCCGCCGACGTCCCAGACCCTCGTGGTCCCGATGGATCAGGTGCTCAAGCAGAACAACATCACCCAGACCGTCACGCTGGGGGTTGGCTACACGCTGAAACTGCAGTTGGGCGCGAATTACACGACCCCGTACCGGTGGATGCCCGACACGAAGATCGCCGACACGTCCATCGTCGAGCAAAACAGTCATCAGTATGTGCAGCCGAGCACCGACGCGTTGGGAGCGCCCGGCACCGAGGTATGGATGTTCACGGCGCTGAAGCCCGGGACGACGACGATCTCCACGAACTACTCGAGCATTGTCGGCAAGAACACCACACCGATTTGCCAGTACACGGTGATCGTGACGGTGCAGTAG
- a CDS encoding DUF5685 family protein: protein MFGIIRPCRDRLGGELAAAWTAQLCGLCLTLRDDYGQSARIATNYDGLVVSLLVEAQSPDQPTRRKAGPCPGRGMRRAEVATGDCARLAAVVSLALAAARVRDHVEDHDGMVGAVGVRPAARRIAERWVRQGTDTGHALGFDTGVLVAAMDRQAGLEATARPGSSLLLVTEPTETAVAEAFAHTAILAGRPANQAPLREIGRLFGRVAHLLDAVEDYDDDLARGKWNPLAATETPMEQARVLCDDAALGIELALADVEFTDGRLAHKLLTREVRRAISRTFSRSGHPTCGTPHGRQEPINFGNQPVGAGYPIPEGETPNPGGKKKGGRGDGTCICCCDGCDCCCDCGDCCDCT, encoded by the coding sequence ATGTTTGGCATCATCCGGCCCTGCCGTGATCGACTTGGCGGCGAGCTCGCAGCAGCCTGGACCGCCCAATTGTGCGGATTGTGTCTGACACTGCGCGACGACTACGGCCAGTCCGCGCGGATCGCCACCAACTACGACGGCCTCGTGGTCTCACTGCTGGTCGAAGCGCAGTCACCCGACCAGCCGACTCGACGCAAGGCCGGACCCTGTCCGGGCCGCGGCATGCGCCGGGCCGAGGTTGCCACCGGCGACTGCGCGCGACTGGCCGCCGTCGTGTCGCTGGCCCTGGCCGCGGCGCGGGTGCGCGATCATGTCGAGGACCACGACGGCATGGTCGGCGCCGTCGGCGTGCGACCGGCCGCACGGCGCATTGCCGAGCGCTGGGTACGCCAGGGCACCGACACCGGTCACGCCCTGGGATTCGATACCGGCGTGCTCGTTGCCGCGATGGACCGCCAAGCCGGGCTCGAGGCGACGGCCAGGCCGGGCAGCTCACTGCTGCTGGTGACCGAGCCCACCGAAACCGCGGTCGCCGAGGCCTTCGCACACACCGCGATCTTGGCCGGGCGCCCGGCCAACCAGGCGCCGCTGCGCGAAATCGGTCGGCTGTTCGGACGGGTGGCGCACCTGCTCGACGCCGTCGAGGATTACGACGACGACCTGGCGCGCGGTAAGTGGAACCCGTTGGCCGCCACCGAAACTCCGATGGAACAGGCCCGCGTCTTGTGCGACGACGCGGCGCTGGGCATCGAGCTGGCGTTGGCCGACGTGGAGTTCACCGACGGCCGGCTGGCCCACAAGCTGTTAACCCGCGAGGTGCGACGAGCGATCTCCCGCACCTTCAGTCGGTCCGGCCACCCCACCTGCGGCACACCGCACGGCCGGCAGGAACCCATCAACTTCGGCAACCAACCCGTCGGTGCTGGCTACCCGATCCCCGAGGGCGAAACCCCCAACCCCGGCGGAAAGAAGAAGGGCGGCCGCGGCGACGGCACCTGCATCTGCTGCTGCGATGGGTGCGACTGTTGCTGCGACTGCGGAGACTGCTGCGACTGCACATAG
- a CDS encoding Na+/H+ antiporter: MFGLVLIVALVSTVIVGTVLGRRYRVGPPVLLIFLGSLLGLIPQFGGIHINGEIVLLIFLPAILYWESMNTSIREIRANARIIVLLSVALVIVTAVAVSWTARAMGMEPHAAAVLGAVLSPTDAAAVAGLAKQLPRRSVTVLKGESIINDGTALVLFAVTVHVAIGGASITPFDLVLRFIGSYLGGIAAGLLVGGLVTLVRKRIDAPLEEGALSLLTPFAAFLLAQSLECSGVVAVMVSALVLTYSGPSVIRARSRLQSFAFWDIATFLINGSLWVFIGVQIPGALHGIGDVDGGLRHAIWLSLAVAGVVVASRFFWGEATTLVLRVVDRREIQRSRRTTWRQRVVTAWAGFRGAVSLAAALAVPAHTLSGAPFPDRSLLIFVVVVVILLTVLVQGITLPAVVRWANMPEDVVYAEEVQLARCRGTQAALDALPAVAAQLGVSDELLGRIRKEYEEHAAIIMANDDDSRVHGLAKRNELVRQVRLGVLEHKRREILSLRNQKIIDDIVLRELQSEMDLEEVQLLDHADSE, from the coding sequence GTGTTTGGGCTCGTCCTCATCGTTGCGCTCGTTTCCACCGTCATCGTGGGAACGGTGCTCGGCCGGCGCTATCGCGTGGGTCCCCCAGTGCTGCTCATTTTCCTCGGTTCGCTGTTGGGTCTGATTCCGCAGTTCGGCGGCATTCACATCAACGGCGAGATCGTGCTGCTGATCTTCCTGCCGGCGATCCTCTATTGGGAAAGCATGAACACGAGCATTCGCGAGATCCGGGCGAACGCGCGGATCATCGTGTTGCTGAGCGTGGCCCTGGTGATCGTCACCGCGGTCGCGGTGTCCTGGACCGCACGAGCGATGGGTATGGAACCCCACGCGGCAGCCGTGCTCGGCGCCGTGCTCTCCCCCACCGACGCCGCCGCCGTCGCCGGTCTCGCGAAACAATTACCCCGCCGATCCGTGACCGTGCTGAAGGGCGAAAGCATCATCAACGACGGGACCGCACTGGTCTTGTTCGCCGTGACCGTCCACGTCGCCATCGGCGGCGCCTCGATCACCCCGTTCGATTTGGTCCTGCGGTTCATCGGGTCCTACCTCGGCGGCATCGCCGCCGGCCTGCTGGTCGGCGGATTAGTGACCCTGGTGCGCAAGCGAATCGACGCGCCGCTCGAGGAGGGCGCCTTGAGCTTGCTGACGCCGTTCGCGGCGTTCTTGCTGGCCCAATCCCTCGAGTGCAGCGGTGTGGTCGCGGTCATGGTGTCGGCCCTGGTTCTCACCTACTCCGGACCATCGGTGATCCGGGCTCGTTCCCGGTTGCAGTCCTTCGCGTTCTGGGACATAGCGACGTTCCTGATCAACGGCTCCCTCTGGGTGTTTATCGGCGTCCAGATCCCCGGCGCGCTGCACGGTATTGGCGACGTCGACGGCGGACTTCGCCACGCCATCTGGCTTTCGCTCGCCGTCGCCGGTGTCGTCGTCGCGTCCCGCTTCTTCTGGGGCGAAGCCACCACTCTGGTGCTGCGCGTGGTGGATCGCCGCGAAATCCAACGTTCCCGTCGCACCACCTGGCGCCAGCGCGTCGTCACCGCCTGGGCGGGTTTCCGGGGCGCGGTCTCGCTGGCCGCGGCATTGGCCGTCCCGGCTCACACACTCAGCGGGGCTCCGTTCCCGGACCGCAGCCTGCTCATCTTCGTCGTGGTCGTCGTCATTCTGCTGACCGTCCTGGTCCAAGGCATCACGCTGCCCGCGGTCGTTCGCTGGGCGAACATGCCCGAAGACGTTGTTTACGCCGAAGAAGTGCAACTGGCGCGGTGCCGGGGTACGCAAGCCGCCCTTGACGCCTTGCCGGCGGTCGCCGCCCAACTCGGGGTCAGCGACGAGCTATTGGGCCGTATTCGTAAGGAATACGAGGAACACGCCGCGATCATCATGGCCAACGACGACGATTCCCGGGTGCACGGCCTGGCCAAACGCAACGAGCTAGTGCGGCAAGTGCGTCTCGGAGTACTCGAGCACAAGCGCCGGGAAATCCTGTCACTACGGAATCAGAAGATCATCGACGACATCGTGCTGCGCGAATTGCAGAGCGAGATGGACCTCGAGGAAGTGCAACTTCTCGACCACGCCGACAGCGAATAA
- a CDS encoding AAA family ATPase has translation MLQTVAIRGYRSLREVILPLSRLSIITGANGAGKSSVYRALRLLADCGRGEVIGSLAREGGLQSVLWAGPETLGGARRSQLTEGTVRSRPVSLEMGFAADDFGYLVDLGIPQSAGPSVFVRDPEIKREVLFAGPVLRPSATLVRRSRVFAEAVNSGNGFDELCRSLPLHRSVLAEYANPLALPELAAVRERLRGWRFYDGFRVDSDAPARHPQVGTRTPVLADDGSDLAAAIQTILESGADELSRVVADAFDGATISVAIHDGLFDLQLRQRGMLRPLRAAELSDGTLRFLLWAAALSSPQVPSLMVLNEPETSLHPDLVRPLASLIRAAAELTQVVVVTHSRSLLEFLDTVPVAEADEGGAVEIELYKDWGETRITGQNLLTTPPWDWGKR, from the coding sequence ATGCTGCAGACCGTTGCCATCCGCGGGTACCGCTCGCTGCGCGAGGTCATCCTGCCGCTGAGCCGGCTGTCGATCATTACCGGGGCCAACGGCGCGGGAAAGTCATCCGTCTACCGCGCGTTACGGCTGTTGGCGGATTGTGGCCGCGGCGAGGTCATCGGCTCGCTGGCCCGCGAGGGCGGCCTGCAATCGGTATTGTGGGCCGGGCCCGAGACCCTCGGTGGCGCCCGGCGCTCGCAGCTGACCGAGGGCACGGTCCGCAGCCGACCCGTATCACTCGAAATGGGCTTCGCCGCAGACGATTTCGGCTACCTGGTGGACCTGGGTATCCCGCAATCGGCCGGGCCGTCGGTGTTCGTCCGCGATCCCGAGATCAAGCGGGAGGTGTTGTTCGCCGGGCCGGTCCTGCGGCCCAGCGCGACGCTAGTTCGCCGGTCCCGGGTTTTCGCCGAAGCCGTCAACTCCGGCAACGGTTTTGACGAGCTGTGCCGGTCGTTGCCGTTGCACCGCAGCGTACTGGCCGAGTACGCCAACCCGCTAGCGCTTCCCGAACTCGCGGCCGTGCGTGAGCGGTTGCGCGGGTGGCGGTTCTACGACGGCTTCCGCGTCGACAGCGACGCCCCCGCCCGGCACCCGCAGGTCGGCACCCGCACGCCGGTGCTCGCCGATGACGGCAGCGACCTGGCCGCGGCGATTCAAACGATCCTCGAGTCGGGGGCCGATGAGCTAAGCCGGGTCGTCGCCGACGCATTCGACGGCGCGACAATCTCGGTTGCCATCCACGACGGCCTGTTCGACCTGCAACTGCGCCAGCGCGGCATGCTGCGGCCGTTGCGCGCGGCCGAGTTGTCCGACGGCACACTGCGGTTCCTACTCTGGGCCGCCGCGTTGTCGAGCCCGCAAGTGCCATCGCTGATGGTGCTCAACGAGCCGGAGACCTCGCTGCATCCCGACCTGGTGCGCCCGCTGGCCTCGCTGATCCGCGCCGCGGCGGAGCTGACACAGGTCGTGGTCGTCACGCATTCGCGGTCGCTGCTGGAGTTCCTCGACACCGTGCCGGTCGCAGAGGCCGATGAGGGCGGAGCCGTCGAGATCGAGCTCTACAAGGACTGGGGCGAAACCCGCATCACCGGCCAGAACCTGTTGACCACCCCGCCCTGGGACTGGGGCAAGCGCTAG